The genomic window GGGGAGAGTcttatgtatgtgtattaatGCGCCTggatgttagtgtgtgtgtgtgtgtgtgaaagatagagagtgtgtgcaggttGCAGGTGTGCATGCTCAACCAGCAGTACCATGCATTCGCCTGTCAAACCATGGAAATTCTAAAATTCTATTAATTAAGCAGAGAAAATATACTTTGGACACTGTGCATGTATAGAGCACCGGAGCCATGACCTAGTgttgtcaaggcagcaatttcactggatctaaacaaatcaatccaGCCATTATATTCACCATAGCGGTGACTCTCTTAATCTATTTAAATAATTTTTCAAGGCTTCCaagacgttagtatatttttttacacagtTGGAATCACACACTACTACATATTCATACCAACATTGTTTTAGCATGGGCTTCCTCCATAAAAGAGacatgcatgtaacttcacagcatgcggttaaaatccttaaattcacagaTGTGTCGTGGCTTTATTTTTGAGGCAAAAAACAACacttaacagccgccagtctttgataAGATGTGAAATATTCACTGGAATTTTGTCTCTTTCTactacacctgccagggaatccgtgttatgtggctaagctgctgccgAGCAGGTAAAATTTGTTtaatggctatagcctacatttaaaacaatttattagctagaaacaatcccacatgtctacattcattGATATgaagccacttcgaaagttggTTTAAACTTtagatcaaagattctagagcgctccgctgtagaatctttggtttagatccagtgacacTGCCGTCATGGTACTCTATTTAGTTTTTCTCACGTTGAGTAGCCTATCTCACTGCTGGTTAGCATGTTGCTGTTGGGACCTGCAGACCCAGACTGCAGACTTTATTCAGCGCTTACAGAGGAAGAGGCTAGAGTCACAGCCTCTCTGACACAACCGTCTCTAAGCCACAGCCTCTCTGACACAACCGTCTCTAAGCCACCACCCCCTTTTATGTTTTATTACATATGCATAAAGTCAATCAAAACCTATTTTAAAAAGGACTTCATCATGAAATCATATCTGGTCCCAAAGGCACAGGTTGGCTGCTATAAATGGAAACTGCATCTTTTCAAAGGTTGTTGAGCGACCACTGTGAGAGTTGACAAAGAGTGTAGAAAATGATGGTTATCTCTGTTATGTAATGATAGTCATTGTTCAGTCACAATCACAAGACCTGCTAACCTGATTGGCTTTTCTAGGTACTGTACAGGCCTCGTTGATCTGAGTTTGCTGTGTAAAGTAGTGGGCAACGAGGGGTTAATGCTGCTAGTGCTGTATGAAAGGGGGATTACAGCGATGACTGAAAAGTGTTTTTTTAGGCCAGAATGCATCATGAGGTAAAGTCACACGCTAACAGGAAGAAAGCCACCCACATTGCCAGCAGCACATGCGCTACCTAAACCAACTTGTGTCGACAAACGATAAAGAAGGTCACAGGATGATATGCTCATTCAGAATGAAGGGGATCTTATTTTTCGCTCTGTGCCTTATTTCAGGTAAATGATACACACATGAAATCAATGCTAGTGAATATGGGCAGCTTCTTGCTTTGAGAACGTAATGTTTTGGTTCATGCTCTGTTGACTTCTGCACAAGTGCATCCATGCTGCTCGGGCTCTCTTCATGACTCTTTGTGACTCtagctcttttctcttctctttgtctGTTTTAGTACCAGGAAGAAGTGCAAAAAGTAGAACGCTGAAAGCTTATGTCAATGGGGGAATACTAATTTTCTGCCAATTTGGTGACACACATAGAGAAAAACAGAAGTACTTATGCAAAGGTGAAGCTTCAACATGCCCTTACAATCGGCTAGCCCACAACGACAGCAGAGTCATCCAGTATGAGAACGCTCGCAGGGACTATTTAACCATTCTCATCAAAAACCTCACCTCAGAGGACAGTGGGACATATCACTGTGGGATCGAAGATGGACGCTTAGATGATAAAATCACTTTGAATGTAAAATCAGGTAATATTTATGTAACTATGTATTTCAATGCCATATGAGTTCTAATTGAATTAGATTTCACAATTATATTATGTTTAAAATGACTggataaaagaaaagaaagagactgACGATAGATCTGAAAACTTTATggatgtttacatttacatttatttacatttacaggtGACTGCTGTGACACACCGTTTTTTAGAACTGGTGTTGAGGGacagaatatcaacattcagTGCAAGTACTCTGCTGCAGAAAATAGAGACAATACCAAGCACTTCTGTAAGCAACAAAATGATGTTATTGAGACAAATCTAATAGAGTCAAAACCATCAGATACAGAACAAAAGTATTCCCTGTCTGACAACAGAAGTGCAAACCTTTTTTCTGTGACTATTCATGAGCTGGAGAAAAAGGATGCTGGAATCTACTGGTGCGGAGTGAGAACCGGTACAGAAGATGTGGCTTTGACCAGCCAGGTGAATTTACAGATCACAGGTGAGATTCAGGCAgatatgaataaatatgaagATTTTACAATGTTAGCAACAAAgcaaatatatattatttaaaCATTAGTATGTTATTTTCACTTAACTTTAGACACAACTTAAGTCGTAACTTAACCTTTAACACAGTTTGGAttcaagtaagggataatgttagcctgggttttcccatgctgcatTCTGCAAGCGATTTTATTcatgctgctaggcagcctggattccatggagcaaattttcgcctcagttaggggaccaatcacagaacggagggagggcagcaagacgatgacgacacaccgaagccgttatgagctacgtacagacgcatttgatagacattcgtagcgcccaataaacagctctgggcattcgtaaaccacgtttcaaatacaagaaaatgaatgtctagttcccagaccccatctcaatgagatgaggtctgacgttagccaggctaggataatgtatagaacgctggtcattctcgggaaataggtcccgacagggcgaaccggacttgTTCCGAcctgaagggacctatttcccgaaAATGACCGGCgatctatacattatcccgcttattacacagctacttgccaaagcgaaacaataaactccccacgatatgactcttcaTGTATGTAGGTCATATATGACGATATGACCtacatagcctatttgttaccgtttcatggtggcttttgctgagaaacaaatagttcgctacacacactgaacttcaatcaaacattgtttttgtggagtgatatgaaagacattaattagaagcacaaaacccattttccttgacagtggtctgttatacttaCCAACAGTCTGTTATCGAGAATTATCAGACCTCCGAACGTTGGGCTGGCCCactcaagtgaatggagcattctgcagaaTTATGAAAGGCCATGTAATAACTGTAGATTAGTAATTATTGCTGTCAGTGCTGTCAGCAATTATTATATTCTGTCAGTGTTAGGCTTACTTGAATGTCAGACATGTATGCTATTTTTGAGTAAATGTTTcagatttgttttatttgttttatttcactGTAAACTCATTCTGTTTCCTCATTACAGAAAAACAAAAGGGTCCAGTGACTCTGAGAGGATTTAATACGGGAGGCATTGCAATTCTTTGCAAATTTAATAACAAGCGTAAACACAAGAAGAGATTCTTCTGCAAAGGCAATTCTACAACCTGCCCTCACTACCGCTTCACAAATGGTACTGACAGCAGGTTCCTCCAGTATGAAAATGTTCAGGAGGACCATCTAACAGTTCTGCTCACAAACCTCACCTCAAAGGATGCCGGGATATATCACTGTGCTGTTGAAGATGAAGAAATGCATACAGCATTCAACTTGAATATAAAAGAAGGTAATGTGTTTTAGTTTATATTTGAAAGCAATGGCATTTCTTGTTCAATGAGCTTTGAATATTGTTTACATTGTGGGAAGGTGGCATTTAGGTCTTTGAAATATGGACCCAGTCACTATGTGAATGTTTGACAGGTGGCTGCTGTGAATCACCTAATACAACTACTGGACATGAGGGAGGACATATAGAGATTCAGTGCAAGTACCCCGAAGTAGCAAAAACAAACGTAAAGCACTTCTGTAAGCAACATGAGGCATTCATTGAGTTGGATTGGATCGTTTCAAAGCCTTTGCCGAAGAATAGAAAGTATTCTCTGTCTGACAACAAAACTGCAAACGTTTTTACTGTGACTATCCATGACCTGAAGAGGGAGGATGCTGGAATCTACTGGTGCGGAGTGAGAACTAGTGGGAATAATGTAGCTTTGACCGGACAGGTGAATCTACAGATCACAGGTGAGAGTTACTTATTCATATTACGTAGTTTTCAAAGAACATtagtagggctgggacaacgcgttgacgtaatcgatgacgtcgacgcaaaatatgcacATCAATGTATCAAACATAACGTGTGCCACTAAATAATtgtacaccttcagtgtttcccatacgttgactaatctgtcgTTGGGCggcacgaaatcaaaaccggccaccacacattgatgttctatgttgtactatttaaattaaagataagataaaatcctttcattgagctgtGCTTTTTACGCACtaagcctttccttgccccacCCGCTCTCTCTGGTAaagagcccgctgcccctcctctgcatacgagtgcatttaacaaaatattcacgattgttgaaggattgctgttgccacatagaagcattgcatagaacacggcgggctaaattgctattaaatccacttagcatcgtgactatgctgcgcaaatttgttcaaaactcaaaaacctgctgcattaaagttaactcagctaaggtcttatcacaacatagttcaGTCTACTCAATttactaagttaagttatgcaatcaagcagtatctcaaagctaacgttagaatactgtttggatgtcaagtttagcatgcttactt from Alosa sapidissima isolate fAloSap1 chromosome 9, fAloSap1.pri, whole genome shotgun sequence includes these protein-coding regions:
- the LOC121719426 gene encoding polymeric immunoglobulin receptor-like isoform X2, producing the protein MRYLNQLVSTNDKEGHRMICSFRMKGILFFALCLISVPGRSAKSRTLKAYVNGGILIFCQFGDTHREKQKYLCKGEASTCPYNRLAHNDSRVIQYENARRDYLTILIKNLTSEDSGTYHCGIEDGRLDDKITLNVKSGDCCDTPFFRTGVEGQNINIQCKYSAAENRDNTKHFCKQQNDVIETNLIESKPSDTEQKYSLSDNRSANLFSVTIHELEKKDAGIYWCGVRTGTEDVALTSQVNLQITEKQKGPVTLRGFNTGGIAILCKFNNKRKHKKRFFCKGNSTTCPHYRFTNGTDSRFLQYENVQEDHLTVLLTNLTSKDAGIYHCAVEDEEMHTAFNLNIKEGGCCESPNTTTGHEGGHIEIQCKYPEVAKTNVKHFCKQHEAFIELDWIVSKPLPKNRKYSLSDNKTANVFTVTIHDLKREDAGIYWCGVRTSGNNVALTGQVNLQITEKAHVEDMKTPVVMVAIVIVVMVIVALVLAVTFFLCYTQSRKHDRSGTFIYYKAENPDPDGIYEEIEDIGTPPPPLTSRCNYTKVDNAGDPTYYTIQSPPNLPDDTGLHLLPKTSHTQISTVYATAELPTIPGDVSTYLNIQSPIHTSADTHLSTGTDEIDSTVSTVYTTAQCPINPSGIPTPCTDNPDATNPANQEPKYTNDDTVCKTPDSPTHTSDDTDYSVVCSPTSTQINMVYVRDAPIDRLVTGIGRFSRDRP
- the LOC121719426 gene encoding uncharacterized protein LOC121719426 isoform X1, with product MRYLNQLVSTNDKEGHRMICSFRMKGILFFALCLISVPGRSAKSRTLKAYVNGGILIFCQFGDTHREKQKYLCKGEASTCPYNRLAHNDSRVIQYENARRDYLTILIKNLTSEDSGTYHCGIEDGRLDDKITLNVKSGDCCDTPFFRTGVEGQNINIQCKYSAAENRDNTKHFCKQQNDVIETNLIESKPSDTEQKYSLSDNRSANLFSVTIHELEKKDAGIYWCGVRTGTEDVALTSQVNLQITEKQKGPVTLRGFNTGGIAILCKFNNKRKHKKRFFCKGNSTTCPHYRFTNGTDSRFLQYENVQEDHLTVLLTNLTSKDAGIYHCAVEDEEMHTAFNLNIKEGGCCESPNTTTGHEGGHIEIQCKYPEVAKTNVKHFCKQHEAFIELDWIVSKPLPKNRKYSLSDNKTANVFTVTIHDLKREDAGIYWCGVRTSGNNVALTGQVNLQITEKAHVEDMKTPVVMVAIVIVVMVIVALVLAVTFFLCYTQSRKHDRSGTFIYYKAENPDPDGIYEEIEDIGTPPPPLTSRCNYTKVDNAGDPTYYTIQSPPNLPDDTGLHLLPKTSHTQISTVYATAELPTIPGDVSTYLNIQSPIHTSADTHFNTGSDETDKTINTVYATAQIPNNPSGIRSPIHTSADTHLSTGTDEIDSTVSTVYTTAQCPINPSGIPTPCTDNPDATNPANQEPKYTNDDTVCKTPDSPTHTSDDTDYSVVCSPTSTQINMVYVRDAPIDRLVTGIGRFSRDRP